The Desulfovibrio sp. genomic sequence TGCCCTGGGAGAGCTTCACGTCCGCCACGATCTTTTTAAGATCAGCCGCGGCCTGGGGTAAAACCACGATAACATCCACGCCGCGCTCCAGGATGCCGGCGGCCAGGCGGGCCTGGTCCAAATCCGCCACCTCGACGCCAAGCCCGGTGGACTGGGCCAGGATGTTTTCCACCGGGATGATTTCCCACCCCAGGGCCAGGGTGGTCTTCTTGCCCGCCTTCAGGGCGGACACGGCAGTCTCTTCGTCGGCCTTGGAGGAGAGCGTCACCCGGGTGACGTCCCCCGGGGTGAGCACTTCCACCCGGCCGAGGGCGCGGACGTCCTCGGCGTGCTTGGCATCGGTTATGATGGCGTCCACGCCGGACTCCAGGGCCAGGGTGACCAGCTTCTTGTCAAAGGGAATGGCTGAAAACCAGACGTGTTTCACAGTGTCCACCTAGTCCTTGAGCAGTTCCATGGCCTGTTCGACCTCCCAGTTCAGGTGCACCACGCCGTGCAGGGCCTGAACCAGGCGCGAGGGCTGGGCGTACTGGAAGATGTTGCGGCCAATCGACAGGCCGGATCCGCCTGCCTGAACCGAGTCGTGGGCCATGGTCACCAGGTCGCGTACGTCGGAGAGCTTGGGGCCGCCCGCGATGACCACGGGGACGCAGCAGGCGTCGCAGACCTTGGCGAAGGATTCAATGTCGCCGGTGTAGGGCACTTTGACCACGTCCGCGCCCAGTTCAAGGCCGACACGGGCGCAGTGGGCCACGGTGTCGGGGTCATATTCGTTTTTCACCTTGGGGCCGCGCGCGTAGACCATGGCCAGCACCGGAACGCCCCATTCAGTGGCCGTGGAGGTAATACGGCCGAAATCCTCGAGCATGTGGCGCTCGGTTTCGTCGCCCAGGTTGATGTGCAGGGACACGCCGTCCGCGCCGAGTTTCAGGGCGTCTTCCACCGTGCCCACAAGTGTCTTTGCGTTGGGGAAGGGCGAGATGGTGGTGGAGGCGGAAAGATGGATGATGAGCCCCACGTCGCGACCGCGCTTGCGGTGGGAGCAGCGCACCAGGCCCTTGTGCATGAGCACGGCGTTGGCGCCGCCCTCGGCCACCTGGTTTATGGTCTCGCGCATGTCGATGAGCCCGTCGATGGGGCCCACGGTCACGCCGTGGTCCATGGGCACGATGATGGTGCGGTTGTTGTTCCTGTTGAAAATGCGTTCGAGTCTGACGGCTTTTCCGATGAGCATGTTCCTCTCCTCCGGTTTGCGCCGGGACCGCCTTGCCAGCGGACCTTTGATAAACGAAGAGGGCCGCCGGCTATTCGCCAGCGGCCCTCGGTGTGGTTGCTGTCAACTTGTCAGGTTAACGTGCACCTCTCCCGATACCGCTGGCGCGGCTAAACCAAAAGTAAAACCAAAAGTAGAAGCCAGCGGTAAAGTTGGGAGACTGCATGGCGAGGTGATTACCCGCCTGCCTTAAAACATGTCAAGAGGGAAATTGCTAAAAGCGTAAAAGGTCATTTCACTGCCGCCGGATCAAGCCGGTCCATCTTTTTGCGTGTGAAAACCGCGCACAGCGCCAGCGCCAGCAGGCAGGCGGCAGTTCCGAAGAGGAGAAACCCCACATACCCGAGCTGGTGGACAGCCATTGCTCCCAGCATGGGCCCCAGGAAACCACCCAACTGCTGAAACATGGTGGCCAGATTGGAATTGATGCCCTTGAACCTGGGCTTGGAGATGCTGAACAGGAGGGAACTCATGGCCGGGGCCCCAACACCCATGCCCAGGCCCATGATCACAGCCGAGGCGTACACCATGGACGGGTTGGCGGCCACGGCGGTCAGAAGGCAGCTTGCGCCGGTAAGGACAAAGCAGAGCCGTATAAGGAGCATCTTTCTTATCCGGTCAAAATGATGATTCCCCAAGAGCCTGACAAGGATCATGCACACCATCTGCAATGTGAAAAACATGCCCACGTTTTCAAATCCGCGTGCCTGGAAAAAACCTTTGGCCATGAAGAACACAGCTGAAAACGTGGTTATGTAGAGGGTCATTATGCCCAGCAGCAGGGCGATGGGCGCGGTGGAAACACTCCGTACCATGTCATGGTAGCGTATGGACGTGGCCTTGGTATCCCAGGGGTCGGTCCGTTTGGCGCGCAACCCCATGAAAAGTATCAGAACCAGGGCGGGAACAAGGAACAGGGACATGGTCATGTAGCCGCGCGCCAGGAGTTCCTGGCCGTGGAAAAGGGAATCAAAGGCCGCGGGCACCACAGAATAGGGCAGAAGGATGGCCACCGAGTAGAGTCCGAAGGCCTGAGCGCTTCGTTCGGCGGGAATTATGCGGACCAAAAGAGTCATGACCGAAGCCGAGAGCAGGTAGAATCCCACTCCGTTGGCCAGGCGCAGGGCCAGCAGCTCATGCGGCGTGCGCGCGAAGAGGTAGAGGACTCCGCAGGCCAGAAAGAGGATTGATCCCGCGCAGGCGCAGGGAATCGCGGTGCGCACCGTCATCTTCGGGCTGAAGAGAAGGAAGGAGACGATGGTGGCCAAGGAGGAACTGCCTATCAAAAACCCCCGCCATTGCTGCCCGATGCCGATGAGGCCCAGGTAAACGTCAAGGCTGTAGAAAACAGTCGTGTTGCAGTAGGTGAAGAAGATGAGAAGGCATAGCGCCATGAAATCAAACGAAAGGAGGCGGTGGCCGCCGAGTTGGGGCTTCATCATAGAGGTGTTATTTGGGATCAACGGACGGTTTGGCGCTTTCGGCACCGCCGAGCAGCCCATTCAAGGAGAAATCGGCAACGGCGCGGCTTATGTCTGCCACGTCTTGGGGAGTGTAGATGTCTTTGCCAGACCACTTGAGAAAGGTGGCGCGGCTTCTGGAAAAGGCGCAGGCCAGCACGAAAACGCCGAAAGCCAGGGCTTTGTTGTCAAGGCTGGCGCGCGGTTTCGCGCTCGCGGATTCCACAACCCTGGCGAAGGCATCCAGGGCGGGCAGCAGCGCGTCGTCGAATATGCGGTCGAAAGCCTCGGTGGGGTCGATGAATTCTCTCTGGAGCAACAGGCTCATCCATCGGGAGCGGGGCGTCATGAGCAGGGACCCGATCAGCCGGGTGACCATGGAGTGGACGGCTTCTCCGGCTTGGCTCCGGGTGGCGTTTTGCGGAAGGGCCGTGGCCGGGCTGAGGGCTTCCCGGTACAGGGTTGCCAGATGCTTTGTGACGTGTTCGATGACCGCGGCGTAGAGCCCTGCCTTGCTCCCGAAGTGGAAGTTGATGGCGGCGGAATTGACGCCGCTCTGCGTTGCCAGTTCGCGGGTGGACACCGCGTCAAAACCCTTGAGTGCAAAGAGCTTGAGCCCAGCCTCCAGGAGGCTCAGGCGTGTGCGCAGCCCTTTTTCCAGGCGCTGGTCGGTTTTCGGAAGTGCGGGCAAGGGCGTCATCCTCATGTTTTTCTTGAAGGGACCGCTAACTCCCGGGAGTGTAGTTAGTCAATCGTTTGATTGAAAATATTGTACGCGCAGGCAGGAGAAGGCCTGGGAGAACAGTCGCGGCCAAGGGGGCGGTGGGGCTCAGCGCCTGGGCGCGGTCACGGGAAAATCGAAGTAGGTGTCCGGGAAGGGCTCTTTTCGCAGCGTGAAATGCCACCATTCGTACTCGTAGGGAGAAAATCCGTGTTTCTCCATGAGCTTGCGCAGGAGCATCCTGTTCTCCTGAGCCACGAGGGGTATTCTGGTAGAAAGGGAGTGGGAGAGTTCGTCCATGCAGTCGAACCCGGTGCCCATATCCAGGGAGCCGTCATTGAAGCGCACGTCGTAGGGGGCGGTGCAGGGGACAAGCTCCTGACCGGCGGAAAAGGCCACGCCGGGTTTGTAGGGCATGGGGATTATAGTCACATCCACGGTGGAAGCCCTGGAATGGCCGGATTTCTTGGCCACGTAGCCGAGTTCGAAGAAGTCCTTCTTGTCCACGTTGGGATAGAACTCTGCCTTGGTCAGCTGGTCATCGACAACCTTGCTCCAGGTCACGAAGTCCTCGACGGCCCGCTGTGGTCTGTAGCAGT encodes the following:
- a CDS encoding class I fructose-bisphosphate aldolase family protein — translated: MLIGKAVRLERIFNRNNNRTIIVPMDHGVTVGPIDGLIDMRETINQVAEGGANAVLMHKGLVRCSHRKRGRDVGLIIHLSASTTISPFPNAKTLVGTVEDALKLGADGVSLHINLGDETERHMLEDFGRITSTATEWGVPVLAMVYARGPKVKNEYDPDTVAHCARVGLELGADVVKVPYTGDIESFAKVCDACCVPVVIAGGPKLSDVRDLVTMAHDSVQAGGSGLSIGRNIFQYAQPSRLVQALHGVVHLNWEVEQAMELLKD
- a CDS encoding MFS transporter, which gives rise to MALCLLIFFTYCNTTVFYSLDVYLGLIGIGQQWRGFLIGSSSLATIVSFLLFSPKMTVRTAIPCACAGSILFLACGVLYLFARTPHELLALRLANGVGFYLLSASVMTLLVRIIPAERSAQAFGLYSVAILLPYSVVPAAFDSLFHGQELLARGYMTMSLFLVPALVLILFMGLRAKRTDPWDTKATSIRYHDMVRSVSTAPIALLLGIMTLYITTFSAVFFMAKGFFQARGFENVGMFFTLQMVCMILVRLLGNHHFDRIRKMLLIRLCFVLTGASCLLTAVAANPSMVYASAVIMGLGMGVGAPAMSSLLFSISKPRFKGINSNLATMFQQLGGFLGPMLGAMAVHQLGYVGFLLFGTAACLLALALCAVFTRKKMDRLDPAAVK
- a CDS encoding CerR family C-terminal domain-containing protein, with the protein product MPALPKTDQRLEKGLRTRLSLLEAGLKLFALKGFDAVSTRELATQSGVNSAAINFHFGSKAGLYAAVIEHVTKHLATLYREALSPATALPQNATRSQAGEAVHSMVTRLIGSLLMTPRSRWMSLLLQREFIDPTEAFDRIFDDALLPALDAFARVVESASAKPRASLDNKALAFGVFVLACAFSRSRATFLKWSGKDIYTPQDVADISRAVADFSLNGLLGGAESAKPSVDPK
- a CDS encoding M15 family metallopeptidase, with the protein product MRAKVLFALLFLLLVPAHASKDNSVLPSRFAYLRDIAPTIEQEIRYFGFHNFLGRPVKGYEAPECILSIDAAKALKNVQDELNASGLGLKVYDCYRPQRAVEDFVTWSKVVDDQLTKAEFYPNVDKKDFFELGYVAKKSGHSRASTVDVTIIPMPYKPGVAFSAGQELVPCTAPYDVRFNDGSLDMGTGFDCMDELSHSLSTRIPLVAQENRMLLRKLMEKHGFSPYEYEWWHFTLRKEPFPDTYFDFPVTAPRR